In a single window of the Streptomyces sp. NBC_00285 genome:
- a CDS encoding SDR family NAD(P)-dependent oxidoreductase — MPVAIITGASKGLGRALAEALATRGWDLVLDARNTEVLRATAAVLSGQGTRVTALPGDVTDPAHRSELVAAAWKLGGVDLLVNNASALGAEPLARLEGLALDGLRRALEVNVVAALGLVQETLPLLRAAAAGAVIAVSSDAAAEAYETWGGYGASKAALDHLMAVLGEEEPQLRVWAVDPGDMATDLYAAAVPEDRDPRLEPARVVPAFLRLLDERPVSGRYGAPALLEGRR; from the coding sequence ATGCCGGTTGCGATCATCACGGGGGCCTCGAAGGGGCTGGGTCGGGCGCTCGCCGAGGCCCTGGCGACGCGGGGCTGGGATCTGGTGCTCGACGCCAGGAACACGGAGGTGCTGCGGGCGACCGCAGCCGTACTGAGCGGGCAGGGGACCCGGGTGACGGCCCTGCCCGGGGACGTCACGGACCCGGCGCACCGCTCCGAGCTGGTGGCCGCGGCCTGGAAGCTCGGCGGCGTCGATCTGCTGGTGAACAACGCGAGCGCGCTGGGCGCCGAGCCGCTGGCCCGCCTGGAGGGGCTGGCCCTGGACGGGCTGCGCCGCGCGCTGGAGGTGAACGTAGTGGCCGCGCTGGGCCTGGTCCAGGAGACGCTGCCGCTGTTGCGGGCCGCGGCGGCCGGGGCGGTGATCGCCGTCAGCTCGGACGCGGCGGCCGAGGCGTACGAGACGTGGGGCGGCTACGGGGCGTCGAAGGCCGCCCTGGACCACCTCATGGCGGTGCTCGGCGAGGAGGAGCCTCAGCTGCGGGTGTGGGCCGTCGACCCCGGGGACATGGCGACGGACCTGTACGCGGCGGCCGTACCCGAGGACCGGGATCCACGGCTGGAGCCGGCCCGTGTGGTGCCGGCCTTTCTGCGGCTGCTGGACGAGCGGCCGGTGAGCGGGCGGTACGGGGCGCCGGCGTTGCTGGAGGGCCGGCGATGA
- a CDS encoding ABC transporter ATP-binding protein/permease — translation MPELVLEANGRTWTLDPSRPYSLGRDPQGDIVFDDARVSWRHATISWSGRGWAIEDHGSTNGTFVHGQRIHQTEVGPGSAVHLGNASDGPLLDFTGAAAPAAQPQPRQQPYAAQGVQGASPGWAQQTPQQAAPQSASQQSPQQAPHQSPQSGWPQSQRPSQPHSQSPQQSHPPQQGHQPPQKFPQKQGPDAGVGAGAPPVYGDRSPTTFHQFTIGRIMRIGRALENDLVVSDLQVSRNHAEFHSTPDGRMEIRDLGSHNGTYVNGQPITKGGSALLGPTDIVGVGHSTFRIVGDRLEEFVDTGEVSFSARHLTVTVDGGKQILKDVSFGVPEKSLIAVIGPSGSGKSTLLKALTGYRPANQGDVLYDNRDLYKQFAELRQRIGLVPQDDILHKELTVKKALKYAAKLRFPADTTSEERDHRIGEVLRELKLDVHKEKKVTALSGGQRKRVSVALELLTKPSLIFLDEPTSGLDPGMDRDVMQLLRGLADDGRTVLVVTHSVAELALCDKLLVMAPGGSVAYFGPPEEALNFFGYDTWADVFSAFENYRDYDWAGRWKGSQHYQMYAADIDAVAPQSVQTPPMHGMKPPKPQGWMGQFGTLVRRYVSVIASDKGFLALTVILPLVLGAVSLLIDFGDPLLPKPIDPRTNLPEPNSTATTVLLILAVGACFAGAANSVRELIKERVIYERERATGLSRSAYLMSKVFVLGVITVLQGLLVGVIGFVSRGLPKEGLVLGNATLAELCLPIMGLGFTSMMFGLIISSLVKTSEKTMPLLVMFAIVQVVFTGCLFTLNGKIGVNELSYLMPSRWAVAAAGATLDFNKVNPPVKPGDSTDPLWDHTISAWGLDMIALVAIGVVCGFFVARFLRRHEPEVMRK, via the coding sequence GTGCCGGAACTCGTACTGGAAGCGAACGGACGCACCTGGACGCTCGATCCGTCCAGGCCATACAGCCTCGGGCGCGATCCGCAGGGGGACATCGTGTTCGACGACGCCAGGGTGTCCTGGCGTCACGCCACGATCAGCTGGAGCGGGCGCGGCTGGGCCATCGAGGACCACGGCAGCACCAACGGCACGTTCGTGCACGGGCAGCGGATCCACCAGACGGAGGTCGGGCCCGGCTCCGCCGTACATCTGGGCAACGCGAGTGACGGCCCGCTGCTGGACTTCACCGGCGCCGCGGCCCCGGCCGCGCAGCCCCAACCCCGGCAACAGCCGTACGCCGCGCAGGGGGTTCAGGGCGCGAGCCCCGGCTGGGCCCAGCAGACACCGCAGCAGGCGGCCCCGCAGTCGGCCTCGCAGCAGTCTCCCCAGCAGGCCCCCCACCAGTCCCCGCAGTCCGGCTGGCCACAGTCGCAGCGGCCGTCGCAGCCGCACTCGCAGTCGCCGCAGCAAAGTCACCCACCGCAGCAAGGGCACCAGCCGCCGCAGAAGTTCCCGCAAAAGCAGGGCCCCGACGCGGGCGTCGGCGCCGGCGCCCCGCCGGTCTACGGCGACCGCAGCCCGACCACGTTCCACCAGTTCACCATCGGCCGCATCATGCGCATCGGCCGTGCCCTGGAGAACGACCTGGTCGTCTCCGACCTCCAGGTCTCCCGCAACCATGCCGAGTTCCACTCGACCCCCGACGGTCGCATGGAGATCCGCGACCTCGGCTCGCACAACGGCACGTATGTCAACGGCCAGCCGATCACCAAGGGCGGTTCCGCGCTGCTCGGCCCGACCGACATCGTCGGCGTCGGCCACTCCACGTTCCGGATTGTCGGCGACCGTCTGGAGGAGTTCGTCGACACCGGTGAGGTCTCCTTCTCCGCCCGTCACCTCACCGTCACCGTCGACGGCGGCAAGCAGATCCTCAAGGACGTCTCCTTCGGCGTCCCGGAGAAGTCCCTGATCGCGGTCATCGGACCGTCCGGTTCCGGCAAGTCGACCCTGCTCAAGGCGCTCACCGGCTACCGGCCCGCCAACCAGGGCGACGTCCTGTACGACAACCGCGACCTCTACAAGCAGTTCGCCGAGCTGCGCCAGCGCATCGGTCTGGTCCCGCAGGACGACATCCTGCACAAGGAGCTGACCGTCAAGAAGGCCCTCAAGTACGCGGCCAAGCTCCGCTTCCCCGCCGACACCACGAGCGAGGAGCGCGACCACCGCATAGGCGAGGTGCTCCGCGAACTGAAGCTGGACGTCCACAAGGAGAAGAAGGTCACCGCCCTCTCCGGCGGCCAGCGCAAGCGCGTCTCGGTGGCCCTGGAGCTGCTCACCAAGCCGTCCCTGATCTTCCTGGACGAGCCGACCTCAGGCCTCGACCCGGGCATGGACCGCGATGTCATGCAGCTGCTGCGTGGCCTCGCCGACGACGGCCGAACGGTCCTCGTCGTCACCCACTCGGTGGCCGAGCTGGCGCTGTGCGACAAGCTCCTGGTGATGGCCCCGGGCGGCTCCGTCGCCTACTTCGGCCCGCCGGAGGAGGCACTGAACTTCTTCGGCTACGACACCTGGGCCGACGTCTTCTCCGCCTTCGAGAACTACCGCGACTACGACTGGGCCGGACGCTGGAAGGGCTCGCAGCACTACCAGATGTACGCCGCGGACATCGACGCCGTTGCGCCGCAATCCGTACAGACGCCTCCGATGCACGGTATGAAGCCGCCGAAGCCACAGGGCTGGATGGGCCAGTTCGGGACGCTCGTGCGCCGCTATGTCTCGGTGATCGCGTCCGACAAGGGCTTCCTGGCCCTGACGGTGATCCTGCCCCTCGTCCTCGGCGCGGTGAGCCTGCTCATCGACTTCGGCGACCCCCTGCTGCCCAAGCCGATCGACCCCAGGACCAACCTCCCCGAGCCGAACAGCACGGCCACCACCGTCCTGCTCATCCTCGCGGTCGGCGCCTGCTTCGCCGGCGCCGCCAACTCCGTCCGTGAACTGATCAAGGAACGGGTCATCTACGAGCGGGAGCGGGCCACCGGCCTGTCCCGTTCGGCGTACCTGATGTCCAAGGTGTTCGTGCTCGGCGTGATCACCGTGCTGCAGGGGCTGCTGGTCGGCGTCATCGGCTTCGTCAGCCGCGGACTCCCGAAGGAGGGCCTGGTCCTCGGCAACGCCACGCTCGCGGAGCTGTGCCTCCCGATCATGGGCCTCGGGTTCACCTCGATGATGTTCGGCCTGATCATCTCCTCGCTGGTGAAGACGTCCGAGAAGACCATGCCGCTGCTCGTCATGTTCGCGATCGTCCAGGTCGTCTTCACCGGCTGTCTGTTCACCCTGAACGGCAAGATCGGCGTCAACGAACTCTCGTACCTCATGCCGTCGCGCTGGGCGGTCGCCGCGGCGGGCGCCACCCTGGACTTCAACAAGGTCAACCCGCCCGTCAAACCGGGCGACTCGACCGACCCGCTGTGGGACCACACGATCAGCGCCTGGGGCCTCGACATGATCGCCCTCGTCGCCATCGGCGTGGTCTGCGGCTTCTTCGTGGCCCGCTTCCTGCGCCGCCACGAACCCGAGGTCATGCGGAAGTAG
- a CDS encoding transglycosylase SLT domain-containing protein, with protein MPKNTFTRGHSRALTKRHKIAVAGVATLGAAAIAFSAVPGNAETTTSEAATSSVPVTYTSEQLKGLHADVSEQLAAKTFQGKAAETKAKAETKAKAAAAAKKKAAAAAAAKKAAKARKAKEAASRSAQRAKLKAAAPRSYGDNLDGWIKQSLDIMKSKGIPGSYNGLYRNIMRESSGNPSAINGWDINAINGTPSIGLLQIIKPTFDAYHVSGTSWSQYNPVANITASANYAFHRYGSIDNVNSAY; from the coding sequence ATGCCCAAGAACACTTTCACCCGTGGTCATAGTCGTGCGCTGACGAAGCGCCACAAGATCGCCGTCGCAGGTGTCGCCACGCTCGGCGCCGCCGCCATCGCGTTCAGCGCGGTGCCGGGCAACGCGGAGACCACCACGTCGGAGGCGGCCACCTCCTCGGTCCCGGTGACCTACACCTCCGAGCAGCTCAAGGGCCTCCACGCGGACGTCAGCGAGCAGCTCGCCGCCAAGACCTTCCAGGGCAAGGCCGCCGAGACGAAGGCGAAGGCCGAGACGAAGGCCAAGGCCGCGGCCGCCGCGAAGAAGAAGGCTGCCGCCGCAGCCGCCGCCAAGAAGGCCGCGAAGGCGCGCAAGGCCAAGGAGGCCGCGAGCCGGTCCGCGCAGCGTGCCAAGCTGAAGGCCGCGGCGCCCAGGAGCTACGGCGACAACCTGGACGGCTGGATCAAGCAGTCCCTGGACATCATGAAGTCCAAGGGCATCCCGGGCAGCTACAACGGCCTCTACCGCAACATCATGCGGGAGTCCTCGGGCAACCCGAGCGCCATCAACGGCTGGGACATCAACGCGATCAACGGCACGCCGTCGATCGGTCTGCTGCAGATCATCAAGCCGACCTTCGACGCCTACCACGTCTCCGGCACGTCCTGGAGCCAGTACAACCCGGTCGCCAACATCACCGCCTCCGCGAACTACGCGTTCCACCGGTACGGCTCGATCGACAACGTGAACAGCGCGTACTGA
- a CDS encoding NfeD family protein, which produces MNDINAWVWWLVAAAALGIPLVVTAMPEFAMFAVGAVAAAVSAGLGGDVVVQVLVFVVVSVALIAVVRPIANRHRSQRPQLVTGIDALKGKQAVVLERVDNTGGRIKLAGEVWSARSLDTGSAYEVGQEVDVVDIEGATAIIM; this is translated from the coding sequence GTGAACGACATCAACGCATGGGTGTGGTGGCTCGTCGCGGCGGCAGCGCTCGGCATTCCGCTGGTAGTGACCGCGATGCCGGAGTTCGCCATGTTCGCGGTGGGCGCCGTCGCTGCGGCGGTCTCGGCCGGACTCGGCGGTGACGTCGTCGTCCAGGTGCTCGTCTTCGTCGTCGTCTCGGTCGCCCTCATCGCCGTCGTACGGCCCATCGCGAACCGGCATCGCTCACAGCGCCCCCAACTTGTCACAGGCATCGACGCGTTGAAGGGGAAACAGGCCGTCGTCCTGGAGCGCGTCGACAACACGGGCGGTCGGATCAAGCTCGCCGGCGAGGTCTGGTCGGCCCGCTCTCTCGACACCGGCAGTGCCTACGAAGTGGGCCAGGAAGTGGATGTCGTCGACATCGAGGGAGCCACGGCGATCATCATGTGA
- a CDS encoding response regulator transcription factor codes for MADAIRVLLVDDHQVVRRGLRTFLEVQDDIEVVGEAADGAEGVARAEELKPDIVLMDVKMPGMDGIDALRKLRELNNPARVLIVTSFTEQRTVVPALRAGAAGYVYKDVDPDALAGAIRSVHAGHILLQPEVAGVLLSQEENNSGQGRGGSLTEREREVLMLIADGRSNREIARALVLSEKTVKTHVSNILMKLDLADRTQAALWAVRHGMAG; via the coding sequence GTGGCTGACGCGATCAGGGTCCTGCTCGTCGACGACCACCAGGTCGTCCGCCGCGGTCTGCGCACCTTCCTCGAGGTGCAGGACGACATAGAGGTCGTGGGGGAGGCGGCCGACGGTGCCGAAGGTGTCGCGCGCGCGGAGGAACTGAAGCCCGACATCGTCCTCATGGACGTCAAGATGCCGGGCATGGACGGCATCGACGCCCTGCGCAAGCTCCGCGAACTGAACAACCCCGCGCGCGTGCTGATCGTCACCAGCTTCACCGAACAGCGCACCGTGGTCCCGGCCCTGCGCGCGGGCGCCGCGGGATACGTATATAAGGACGTCGACCCCGACGCCCTGGCCGGTGCCATCCGCTCCGTGCATGCCGGCCACATCCTGCTCCAACCCGAGGTCGCGGGCGTCCTGTTGTCCCAGGAGGAGAACAACTCCGGCCAGGGCCGAGGCGGTTCGCTCACCGAACGGGAGCGCGAGGTGCTCATGCTGATCGCCGACGGCCGCTCCAACCGGGAGATCGCCCGCGCGCTGGTGCTCTCCGAGAAGACCGTCAAGACCCACGTCTCGAACATCCTGATGAAGCTCGACCTGGCGGACCGCACACAGGCGGCACTGTGGGCGGTTCGCCACGGTATGGCCGGTTGA
- a CDS encoding GAF domain-containing sensor histidine kinase yields the protein MSQGPRSGLAAVSSALLAMSRHLEVRDVLKTIVASARELLDAQYAALGVPDDHGGFAQFVVDGVSDEQWKAIGPLPRQHGILAAMLHEATPERLADVREDPRFGGWPSAHPDLVDFLGLPIRDGDEVIGALFLANKNCPKPEGGCGFTEDDEELLAILAQHAAIALTNARLYERSRELTIAEERSRLAHELHDAVSQKLFSLRLTAQAATALVDRDPTRAKGELQQVAALAAEAADELRAAVVELRPAALDEDGLAATLRTHIQVLDRAHTARVTFAAHSFRALPAAQEEAMLRVAQEALHNALRHSGAAHVDVTVDRCGGGAVLRVTDDGSGFEPTAIRRVGRHLGLVSMRDRTSGVGGTLTVESAPGKGTTIEMEVPGG from the coding sequence ATGAGTCAAGGCCCCCGGTCCGGCCTCGCCGCGGTGAGTTCCGCGTTGCTGGCCATGAGCAGGCACCTGGAGGTGCGCGACGTCCTCAAGACGATCGTGGCCTCCGCCCGCGAACTGCTCGACGCGCAGTACGCCGCCCTCGGCGTCCCGGACGACCACGGCGGCTTCGCCCAGTTCGTGGTCGACGGCGTCAGCGACGAGCAGTGGAAGGCCATCGGCCCCCTCCCGCGGCAGCACGGCATCCTCGCCGCGATGCTCCACGAGGCCACCCCCGAGCGCCTCGCCGATGTCCGCGAGGACCCCCGCTTCGGGGGCTGGCCGTCCGCCCACCCCGACCTGGTGGACTTCCTGGGTCTGCCGATCCGCGATGGCGACGAGGTCATCGGCGCCCTCTTCCTCGCGAACAAGAACTGCCCCAAGCCGGAAGGCGGTTGCGGCTTCACCGAGGACGACGAGGAACTCCTCGCCATCCTCGCCCAGCACGCCGCGATCGCCCTCACCAACGCCCGCCTCTACGAACGCAGCCGCGAGCTCACCATCGCCGAGGAGCGCTCCCGCCTGGCTCACGAACTGCACGACGCGGTCAGCCAGAAGCTCTTCTCCCTGCGCCTGACCGCCCAGGCCGCCACCGCCCTCGTCGACCGCGACCCGACCCGTGCCAAGGGCGAGCTCCAGCAGGTGGCCGCGCTCGCCGCCGAGGCGGCCGACGAACTGCGCGCCGCGGTGGTCGAGTTGCGCCCCGCAGCTCTGGACGAGGACGGTCTGGCCGCCACCCTCCGCACCCACATCCAGGTGCTGGACCGCGCCCACACCGCGCGCGTGACCTTCGCGGCACACAGCTTCCGCGCGCTGCCCGCCGCCCAGGAGGAGGCCATGCTCCGCGTTGCCCAGGAGGCCCTGCACAACGCGCTGCGGCACTCGGGGGCGGCACATGTCGATGTGACGGTGGACCGGTGCGGCGGCGGAGCCGTCCTGCGTGTCACGGACGACGGCAGCGGATTCGAACCGACGGCGATTCGCCGCGTGGGGCGCCACCTCGGTCTGGTCTCCATGCGGGACCGGACGAGCGGGGTCGGCGGCACGCTCACCGTGGAGTCGGCGCCCGGCAAGGGCACCACGATCGAGATGGAGGTACCCGGTGGCTGA
- a CDS encoding S-adenosylmethionine:tRNA ribosyltransferase-isomerase encodes MTLTVRVPEELSARVPAEQRGPGLDRDAVRLLVSRGTEVSHHGFGELPSLLRAGDLLVVNTSPTRAAAVDAWIGHARVVVHFSVLGDDGRWAVELREPDGTGTTRAREGGPAGTQVRLPAGVRVVLEERLSEASGRLWWARVRGVAGVGGGPAVHRLLRGYGRPIRYSYTERDQPLSVYQTVFALPSPDGAGSAEMPSAARPFTARLVAELVSRGVQFAPVVLHTGVASAEAHEPPYPERYSVPRASARLINAVKAADGRVVAVGTTAVRAVESAAGTGADGVVRARAGWTDLVVTPERGVRVVDGLLTGLHEPEASHLLMLEAVAGRAAVDRGYEEALRGHYLWHEFGDVHLLLPEEGPHAEHCCSN; translated from the coding sequence ATGACGCTCACGGTGCGGGTGCCCGAGGAGCTGTCGGCGCGCGTACCGGCCGAACAGCGCGGCCCCGGGCTCGACCGGGATGCCGTACGGCTGCTGGTGTCGCGTGGGACAGAGGTGTCGCACCACGGGTTCGGGGAGTTGCCGTCCCTGCTGCGGGCCGGGGATCTGCTCGTCGTGAACACCTCGCCCACGCGGGCCGCCGCCGTGGACGCGTGGATCGGGCACGCACGCGTGGTGGTGCACTTCTCGGTCCTCGGGGACGACGGGCGGTGGGCCGTCGAGCTGCGGGAGCCGGACGGCACGGGCACCACACGCGCGCGGGAGGGCGGCCCCGCGGGAACGCAGGTGCGGCTGCCCGCGGGTGTCCGCGTGGTCCTGGAGGAGAGGCTGAGCGAGGCGAGTGGACGGCTGTGGTGGGCGCGGGTGAGAGGGGTGGCGGGCGTCGGGGGCGGTCCGGCGGTCCACCGCCTGCTCCGTGGGTACGGGCGGCCCATTCGCTATTCCTATACGGAACGGGACCAGCCGCTGTCCGTCTACCAGACGGTCTTCGCCCTCCCCTCCCCCGACGGCGCCGGCAGCGCCGAGATGCCCAGTGCCGCCCGGCCCTTCACCGCGCGGCTGGTGGCGGAGCTGGTGAGCCGTGGTGTGCAGTTCGCTCCGGTCGTCCTGCACACGGGTGTGGCCTCGGCGGAGGCCCACGAGCCGCCGTATCCGGAGCGGTACTCGGTGCCCAGGGCCTCCGCGCGGCTGATCAACGCGGTGAAGGCCGCGGACGGCAGGGTCGTCGCCGTCGGGACGACCGCCGTGCGGGCCGTGGAGTCCGCGGCCGGGACCGGGGCCGACGGGGTCGTACGCGCGCGTGCGGGGTGGACGGATCTCGTGGTGACCCCGGAGCGCGGGGTACGGGTGGTGGACGGGCTGCTGACCGGACTGCACGAGCCGGAGGCCTCGCATCTGCTGATGCTGGAGGCGGTCGCGGGGCGGGCGGCGGTCGACCGTGGCTACGAGGAGGCGCTGCGCGGGCACTACCTCTGGCACGAGTTCGGGGACGTGCATCTCCTCCTCCCGGAGGAGGGTCCTCACGCAGAGCATTGCTGCAGCAACTAA
- a CDS encoding HNH endonuclease → MRDTLVLNASFEPLSTVTLNRAVVLVLQDKAVVEQSHPELRMRGAAVDIPAPRVIRLCRYVRVPFRRQAPWSRRGVLVRDQHRCAYCGRRAATVDHVVPRSQGGQDTWLNTVASCAEDNHRKANRTPAEAGMPLLRKPFEPTPADAMLLSLGHEDFSALPEWLARDAA, encoded by the coding sequence ATGCGGGACACGCTGGTACTCAATGCGAGCTTCGAGCCGCTGTCGACGGTGACGTTGAACCGCGCCGTCGTTCTGGTGCTTCAGGACAAGGCCGTCGTCGAGCAGTCCCACCCCGAACTGCGCATGCGCGGTGCCGCTGTCGACATACCGGCGCCCCGGGTGATCAGGTTGTGCAGGTATGTGCGAGTGCCCTTCCGAAGACAAGCCCCGTGGTCTCGGCGGGGTGTTCTGGTACGTGACCAGCACAGGTGCGCGTACTGCGGGCGGCGGGCGGCGACTGTGGACCACGTGGTGCCGCGGTCGCAGGGTGGTCAGGACACTTGGCTGAACACGGTGGCCTCCTGCGCGGAGGACAACCACCGCAAGGCGAACCGGACTCCGGCGGAGGCGGGGATGCCGTTGCTGCGGAAGCCGTTCGAGCCGACGCCGGCGGATGCGATGCTGCTGTCGCTGGGGCACGAGGACTTCTCGGCGCTGCCGGAGTGGTTGGCGCGGGACGCCGCCTAG
- a CDS encoding SPFH domain-containing protein encodes MEPVIIVLIILVVLVFIALIKTIQVIPQASAAIVERFGRYTRTLNAGLNIVVPFIDTIRNRIDLREQVVPFPPQPVITQDNLVVNIDTVIYYQVTDARAATYEVASYIQAIEQLTVTTLRNIIGGMDLERTLTSREEINAALRGVLDEATGKWGIRVNRVELKAIEPPTSIQDSMEKQMRADRDKRAAILTAEGTRQAAILTAEGEKQSQILRAEGEAKAAALRAEGEAQAVRTVFEAIHAGDPDQKLLSYQYLQMLPKIAEGNANKLWIVPSEIGDALKGLSGAMGNFGNLGGGSGGGNGGSERRENPPID; translated from the coding sequence ATGGAACCTGTCATCATCGTCTTGATCATCCTGGTGGTGTTGGTCTTCATCGCCCTGATCAAGACGATCCAAGTCATCCCACAGGCCAGTGCGGCCATCGTGGAGCGCTTCGGCCGCTACACCCGGACGCTCAACGCGGGACTGAACATCGTCGTCCCGTTCATAGACACCATCCGCAACCGCATCGACCTGCGTGAACAGGTCGTGCCGTTCCCGCCGCAGCCGGTGATCACCCAGGACAACCTGGTCGTCAACATCGACACGGTCATCTACTACCAGGTGACCGACGCACGGGCCGCCACCTACGAAGTCGCCAGCTACATCCAGGCGATCGAGCAGCTCACCGTCACCACGCTCCGCAACATCATCGGCGGCATGGACCTGGAGCGGACCCTGACCTCCCGCGAGGAGATCAACGCGGCCCTGCGCGGCGTCCTCGACGAGGCCACCGGCAAGTGGGGCATCCGCGTCAACCGCGTGGAACTGAAGGCGATCGAGCCCCCGACCTCCATCCAGGACTCGATGGAGAAGCAGATGCGCGCCGACCGTGACAAGCGCGCCGCGATCCTGACGGCCGAAGGTACCCGCCAGGCCGCCATCCTCACCGCCGAGGGCGAGAAGCAGTCCCAGATCCTGCGCGCCGAGGGTGAAGCGAAGGCGGCAGCCCTCCGCGCCGAAGGCGAGGCCCAGGCCGTCCGCACGGTCTTCGAGGCCATCCACGCCGGAGACCCCGACCAGAAGCTCCTCAGCTACCAGTACCTCCAGATGCTCCCCAAGATCGCTGAGGGCAACGCCAACAAGCTCTGGATCGTCCCCAGCGAAATCGGCGACGCCCTCAAGGGCCTCTCCGGAGCGATGGGCAACTTCGGCAACCTCGGCGGCGGTTCGGGCGGAGGCAACGGCGGCTCGGAACGCCGGGAGAACCCGCCGATCGACTGA
- a CDS encoding chaplin family protein, producing the protein MNIAKKAAVALTVAGMATGAAAGAAFADAGADGAAMKSPGVGSGNLVQVPVHVPVNVVGNTANVIALLNPAFGNTGVND; encoded by the coding sequence ATGAACATCGCCAAGAAGGCCGCCGTGGCCCTCACCGTCGCCGGTATGGCCACGGGTGCCGCTGCCGGTGCCGCTTTCGCCGACGCGGGTGCCGACGGCGCGGCCATGAAGTCGCCGGGCGTCGGCTCGGGCAACCTCGTCCAGGTCCCGGTGCACGTCCCGGTGAACGTGGTCGGCAACACCGCCAACGTCATCGCTCTGCTGAACCCGGCCTTCGGCAACACGGGTGTGAACGACTGA
- the chpE gene encoding chaplin ChpE, whose product MKNLKKAAAVTMVAGGLIAAGAGMASATDGSHADGNAVGSPGVVSGNLVQAPVHVPVNAVGNSVNVIGVLNPAFGNLGINH is encoded by the coding sequence GTGAAGAACCTGAAGAAGGCAGCGGCCGTGACGATGGTGGCCGGCGGGCTGATCGCCGCCGGTGCCGGTATGGCCTCCGCCACCGACGGGTCGCACGCCGACGGCAACGCCGTGGGCTCGCCCGGCGTCGTCTCCGGCAACCTCGTCCAGGCCCCGGTCCACGTCCCGGTGAACGCGGTCGGCAACAGCGTCAACGTCATCGGCGTGCTGAACCCCGCTTTCGGCAACCTCGGTATCAACCACTGA